One genomic window of Bactrocera dorsalis isolate Fly_Bdor chromosome 4, ASM2337382v1, whole genome shotgun sequence includes the following:
- the LOC105232097 gene encoding cytochrome c oxidase assembly factor 7 homolog gives MAYDLKKESDVKEYLDKLGVEYRFGCYSEKKPEVCHLLGDYLEGIKKDFEKAAKVYKSTCDDYGYAKSCFKFGNYSFLGKGKSGSKGDPRSAYTYYEKGCELNDPDACLHTGLLLVSRSMHKEIDRNVPKGIEYLSKSCDMNNATACFYLSGMHISGVQKKPEASTQVSTTDIKKVPPKDSEYILQKDMKKAFEFAYKACELRNMYACANLSQMYARGDGIDKNEKEAEKYKKMALEMQDEVKKQQQTLEFQQGMKMPN, from the exons ATGGCTTACGATTTAAAGAAAGAATCCGATGTTAAGGAGTACTTGGATAAATTGGGCGTCGAATATCGTTTTGGCTGTTATTCTGAGAAGAAACCAGAGG TTTGTCATCTCTTGGGCGATTATTTGGAGGGCATAAAGAAGGACTTTGAAAAGGCGGCGAAAGTATACAAATCTACATGTGACGATTACGGTTATGCGAAGTCCTGTTTCAAATTCGGTAATTACAGCTTCTTGGGTAAAGGCAAAAGCGGGAGCAAGGGTGATCCGCGTAGTGCGTACACATACTATGAGAAAGGGTGTGAACTCAACGATCCCGATGCATGTTTGCATACAGGATTGCTATTGGTGTCGCGTTCCATGCACAAAGAAATCGACCGTAATGTGCCCAAG GGCATCGAATACTTGTCGAAGAGCTGCGACATGAATAATGCCACCGCCTGCTTCTACCTCTCTGGCATGCATATTTCCGGCGTGCAAAAGAAACCGGAAGCGTCTACACAAGTTAGCACTACGGATATCAAAAAAGTCCCACCGAAAGACAGTGAGTACATTTTACAAAAGGATATGAAAAAGGCATTCGAATTTGCCTACAAAGCTTGTGAACTACGTAATATGTACGCATGCGCAAATCTGAGTCAGATGTATGCGCGTGGCGATGGCATTGATAAGAATGAAAAGGAGGCGgagaaatataagaaaatggCTCTGGAAATGCAGGATGaagtgaaaaaacaacaacagacgCTAGAGTTTCAACAGGGCATGAAAATGCCGAACTGA
- the LOC105232100 gene encoding probable citrate synthase, mitochondrial gives MSIYRISTRKLPEAQKLNGLLVRFISADSSLRDVLAAKIPAEQERVKNFRKQYGATKMGETTIDMMYGGMRGIKGLVCETSVLDADEGIRFRGLSIPECQKVLPKAEGGEEPLPEGLFWLLLTGDVPTKGQVKQLSKEWAERAALPQHVVTMLNNMPTTLHPMSQFACAVTALNHDSKFAKAYSEGVHKTKYWEYVYEDSMDLIAKLPVVAATIYCNTYRGGKGSKSIDSSQDWSANFVKMLGYDNPKFTELMRLYLTIHSDHEGGNVSAHTVHLVGSALSDPYLSFAAGMNGLAGPLHGLANQEVLVWLRKLQKELGANPSEEALKEYVWKTLKSGQVVPGYGHAVLRKTDPRYTCQREFALKHLPNDDLFQLVSKIYKIVPPILTETGKVKNPWPNVDAHSGVLLQYYGMKEMNYYTVLFGVSRALGVLASLIWDRALGLPIERPKSLSTDMLMKMVQK, from the exons ATGTCGATTTATCGTATTTCAACGCGTAAGCTGCCCGAGGCGCAG AAATTGAATGGCCTTTTGGTGCGTTTCATCTCCGCCGACTCGAGCTTGCGTGATGTGCTCGCTGCCAAAATTCCAGCCGAACAGGAGCGTGTAAAGAATTTCAGGAAGCAATATGGTGCCACCAAAATGGGTGAAACCACCATCGATATG ATGTATGGTGGTATGCGTGGCATTAAGGGTCTCGTTTGCGAAACCTCCGTGTTGGACGCCGATGAGGGTATCCGTTTCCGTGGTCTTTCCATTCCCGAATGCCAAAAGGTCTTGCCCAAGGCCGAAGGCGGTGAAGAGCCACTGCCCGAAGGTCTCTTCTGGCTCTTGCTTACTGGCGATGTGCCAACCAAGGGACAAGTCAAGCAATTGTCGAAGGAATGGGCCGAACGCGCTGCACTGCCACAACATGTAGTCACCATGTTGAATAACATGCCCACCACTTTGCATCCAATGTCGCAATTCGCATGCGCCGTCACCGCACTGAATCACGACAGCAAATTCGCTAAGGCCTACTCAGAG GGTGTACACAAGACCAAGTACTGGGAATACGTGTACGAGGACAGCATGGACTTGATCGCCAAATTGCCCGTCGTTGCTGCAACCATCTACTGCAATACCTATCGTGGCGGCAAAGGCTCCAAATCGATCGATTCCAGTCAGGATTGGTCCGCCAACTTCGTCAAGATGTTGGGCTATGACAATCCCAAATTCACCGAATTGATGCGTCTCTACCTGACCATCCACAGTGATCACGAGGGTGGCAATGTTTCCGCACACACTGTGCACTTGGTTGGCTCCGCTTTGAGCGATCCCTACCTATCGTTCGCCGCCGGCATGAACGGCTTGGCTGGTCCATTGCACGGTTTGGCCAATCAGGAAGTGTTGGTGTGGCTGCGCAAATTGCAAAAGGAATTGGGTGCCAACCCATCCGAGGAGGCATTGAAGGAGTACGTCTGGAAGACCTTGAAGTCGGGACAGGTTGTGCCTGGTTATGGTCATGCTGTGCTCCGTAAGACCGATCCACGCTACACCTGCCAACGTGAGTTCGCGCTCAAACACCTGCCCAACGATGATCTCTTCCAACTGGTGTCGAAGATCTACAAGATCGTGCCACCAATCCTAACCGAAACCGGCAAGGTCAAGAACCCATGGCCCAATGTAGATGCTCACTCCGGTGTATTGCTGCAATACTACGGCATGAAGGAAATGAACTACTACACCGTATTGTTCGGTGTTTCGCGTGCGCTCGGTGTCTTGGCTTCATTGATCTGGGATCGTGCCTTGGGTCTGCCCATCGAGAGACCAAAATCCTTGTCGACCGATATGTTGATGAAAATGGTGCAAAAGTAA